Proteins co-encoded in one Euleptes europaea isolate rEulEur1 chromosome 1, rEulEur1.hap1, whole genome shotgun sequence genomic window:
- the SDHB gene encoding succinate dehydrogenase [ubiquinone] iron-sulfur subunit, mitochondrial: MAAAVTVGRAGFVSFRGGPLGVQICRRAHAAAAAAPSTQASARIKKFAIYRWNPDNPGEKPRMQTYEIDLNKCGPMVLDALIKIKNEMDSTLTFRRSCREGICGSCAMNINGGNTLACTNRIDTNLSKVSKIYPLPHMYVVKDLVPDLSNFYAQYKAIQPYLKKKDESQQGKEQYLQSIEDRDKLDGLYECILCACCSTSCPSYWWNGDKYLGPAVLMQAYRWMIDSRDDYTEERLAQLEDPFSLYRCHTIMNCTKSCPKGLNPGKAIAEIKKMMATYKEKAASA, from the exons ATGGCGGCGGCCGTGACCGTGGGGAGGGCGGGATTCGTGTCCTTCAGAGGCGGCCCTCTGGGGGTGCAG ATCTGTCGCAGAGCGCATGCGGCAGCCGCAGCTGCCCCCAGCACACAGGCGTCGGCGCGCATCAAGAAGTTCGCCATATACCGGTGGAACCCGGATAATCCCGGTGAGAAGCCTCGCATGCAGACCTACGAGATAGACCTGAACAA ATGTGGGCCCATGGTCCTTGACGCCTTAATCAAAATCAAAAACGAAATGGACTCCACGTTGACTTTCCGCAGGTCCTGCAGAGAAG GCATCTGCGGCTCGTGTGCCATGAATATTAATGGGGGGAACACTTTGGCCTGCACCAATAGGATCGACACCAACCTCAGCAAGGTCTCCAAGATCTACCCTCTCCCTCACATGTACGTGGTGAAAGACCTGGTCCCG gatttgagCAACTTCTATGCCCAGTACAAAGCTATCCAGCCGTACTTGAAAAAGAAGGATGAATCCCAGCAGGGCAAAGAGCAATACCTCCAGTCCATAGAAGACCGGGATAAGTTG GACGGCCTGTACGAATGCATCCTGTGTGCCTGCTGCAGCACCAGCTGCCCCAGTTACTGGTGGAATGGAGACAAGTACCTGGGCCCTGCCGTGCTCATGCAG GCCTACCGCTGGATGATCGACTCCCGGGACGACTACACGGAAGAGCGGCTGGCCCAGCTGGAGGACCCCTTCTCCCTCTACCGCTGCCACACCATCATGAACTGCACCAAGTCCTGCCCCAAG GGGCTGAACCCCGGAAAAGCCATTGCTGAAATCAAGAAGATGATGGCCACCTACAAGGAGAAGGCAGCCAGCGCTTAA